Proteins co-encoded in one Gossypium arboreum isolate Shixiya-1 chromosome 11, ASM2569848v2, whole genome shotgun sequence genomic window:
- the LOC108476910 gene encoding uncharacterized protein LOC108476910, translating into MASSGFSLAAPPVFNGEGYYIWVVKMRTYQQAFDLWEVVNSDVESAPLRANPTVAQIRQHADERTKRHKAMSCIQNCVSNAWDRLKEEFQGTERTRQQQLLNLRRDFENLKMKEEETIKQYSDRIMVVVNSIRLLGEQFNEATIVEKVLSTLLERYEAKISSLEDSKDLTTISLTELINALYAQEQRRASRLEEHQEGDHHCLQRPDAQCQYCKKMGHVERVCKSRPIQNQSQQKKAEARVVEEGSDHEEQVFVVSYSSAQVKVSDG; encoded by the exons ATGGCTTCATCAGGCTTCTCACTAGCAGCACCACCAGTCTTCAATGGAGAGGGCTATTACATTTGGGTGGTCAAAATGAGGACCTACCAGCAGGCATTTGACCTATGGGAGGTGGTCAACTCAGATGTTGAATCAGCACCATTGAGAGCCAATCCAACAGTGGCTCAAATCAGGCAACATGCTGATGAAAGGACCAAGAGGCACAAAGCCATGTCCTGCATTCAGAATTGTGTGTCAAAT GCCTGGGACAGACTGAAGGAGGAGTTTCAAGGGACTGAGAGAACAAGGCAGCAACAGCTATTGAACTTGAGAAGGGACTTCGAGAACTTAAAGATGAAAGAGGAAGAAACTATCAAGCAGTATTCAGACAGAATTATGGTTGTGGTTAACAGCATAAGGCTCCTTGGAGAGCAGTTCAATGAAGCAACAATAGTGGAGAAAGTGCTTTCAACCTTACTTGAGAGGTATGAGGCAAAAATATCCTCCCTCGAGGACTCAAAGGACTTGACCACCATCTCCTTGACAGAGCTGATCAATGCTCTCTATGCACAAGAGCAAAGAAGAGCCAGTAGATTGGAAGAGCATCAAGAGGGTGACCACCACTGCCTACAAAG GCCAGATGCTCAATGCCAATATTGCAAAAAAATGGGGCATGTTGAAAGAGTTTGCAAAAGCAGACCAATACAAAACCAATCACAGCAGAAAAAGGCTGAGGCTCGAGTAGTTGAAGAAGGCAGTGACCATGAGGAGCAGGTCTTTGTAGTTTCTTACTCATCTGCACAGGTAAAAGTTTCAGATGGATAG